A genome region from Natronosalvus rutilus includes the following:
- a CDS encoding deoxyribonuclease IV yields MHVGAHVSISGSRVSSDDETPPYSDVRNAVHRQLAFGGNCGQIFTTSPQVWAQPEISEEAAAGFREETDELLEGPWVIHSAYLVNLCTPKEGLREKSMASMQAELDAADQLGVPYVNVHLGAHTGAGVEGGLDNAASVIDDLEVPEDVAILIESDAGSGTKLGGEFEHLAGIIDRTDEDIGICIDTAHTLVAGNDLTTPEAVDETVGRFDDVVGLEHLEYIHLNDSKHDVGTHKDEHALIGEGYIGEDGMRAIVNHPDLRDLPFALETPTEDGKGFAWNIAKVKELREA; encoded by the coding sequence ATGCACGTCGGCGCACACGTGTCAATCTCCGGATCGCGCGTCTCCTCTGACGACGAAACGCCACCGTACAGCGACGTCCGTAACGCCGTTCACCGACAGCTCGCCTTCGGCGGCAACTGCGGCCAGATCTTCACCACCTCCCCGCAGGTCTGGGCCCAGCCCGAAATTAGCGAGGAGGCCGCCGCCGGCTTCCGCGAGGAGACCGACGAGTTGCTCGAGGGCCCGTGGGTGATCCACTCGGCGTACCTGGTCAACCTCTGTACGCCTAAGGAGGGCCTCCGGGAGAAGTCGATGGCGAGCATGCAGGCCGAACTCGACGCCGCCGACCAGCTGGGCGTCCCGTACGTGAACGTCCACCTCGGGGCCCACACCGGCGCGGGCGTCGAGGGCGGTCTGGACAACGCCGCGAGCGTCATCGACGACCTCGAGGTGCCCGAGGACGTGGCCATCCTGATCGAATCCGACGCCGGCAGCGGGACCAAGCTGGGAGGTGAGTTCGAGCACCTCGCGGGCATCATCGACCGAACCGACGAGGACATCGGTATCTGCATCGACACCGCCCACACGCTCGTCGCGGGCAACGACCTCACGACGCCCGAAGCCGTCGACGAAACCGTCGGGCGTTTCGACGACGTGGTCGGCCTCGAGCACCTCGAGTACATCCACCTCAACGACTCGAAACACGACGTGGGCACCCACAAGGACGAGCACGCGCTCATCGGCGAGGGCTACATCGGCGAAGACGGAATGCGCGCCATCGTGAATCACCCCGACCTCCGTGACCTGCCGTTCGCGCTCGAGACGCCCACCGAGGACGGGAAGGGCTTCGCCTGGAACATCGCGAAGGTCAAGGAACTGCGAGAGGCGTAG
- a CDS encoding amphi-Trp domain-containing protein, with translation MADDEHEDETEAESEADETETEADETEREGERVMSRSDGAAILREVADGVENGTIDIQGENGFTVDVPEHFELEVEYEVTDDEAEFEVELEWPMEDGEPVAPDEEHE, from the coding sequence ATGGCAGACGACGAACACGAAGACGAGACCGAAGCGGAATCGGAAGCCGACGAGACAGAAACCGAAGCCGACGAAACGGAACGCGAAGGCGAGCGGGTGATGAGCCGGTCAGACGGTGCGGCAATCTTGCGCGAAGTCGCTGACGGCGTCGAGAACGGGACGATCGATATCCAGGGGGAGAACGGCTTCACGGTGGACGTTCCAGAGCACTTCGAACTGGAAGTCGAGTACGAGGTCACCGACGACGAAGCCGAGTTCGAAGTCGAACTCGAGTGGCCGATGGAAGACGGCGAACCGGTGGCACCGGACGAAGAACACGAGTAA